Part of the Sporomusa termitida genome, AAGACATCTACTATCTTCTGTTCACAGTTTGATGTGGGTGGTTGGCACCAGAAGATTGGTGAGGCGACTCTCGCTGATGCCATCTGCGACCGCATCGTCCACGACTCTTATCGTCTTGTCATCGGGGGTGAGGATTCCATGCGTAAACGCAAGGGCATTTCTGAGGGAGCATAAGCCCTAAATGGATGCTTGCGGTGGCACCGTCAATCCCACCGCCGCAAGTGTCAAATTTTGCTGCCGTAACTGTAAAGATTCGCTGCCCCATGGTGTAAAATTGCGCCGACATATTCACATAATACCACCCACCACCAAAACATTACTTATTTACTTCGTTTAAATCGCAAATCGCAAGACCTGACCCCATGCAGACCCTAGAAGAGTATCCCAGCAGTACACTTTTATACTACCGCTATCCGATCTATATCTGATAGATTCTATATGCAATTGTAAGGCCTGCCCCCTTGCGGTCAACACTTCAGCGCACTAATCACATTCTAAATAGTCCCGCAGCGCTTGCTGCCACTGCCGCATGGGATCCCCCACCGACATTCGCAGCATATAATTATCCAGGACAGAATAAGCAGGACGTTTTGCCGGTCTGACAAACTCAGCGGTTGTTACGGGAATCACCTCGATCTCTTTGCCTGCTTGCCGGAAAATCTCACAGGCAAACTCATACCACGAGCACTGTCCCTGGCAACTGGCATGATAGGTGCCATAGGCATCACTTGCCAGCAACCGGAAAATCGTCCAAGCCAGGTCAACGGTTGAGGTCGGCGTACCGATCTGATCCTGGACTACCCGCAAGGATTTTTGCGTCTCGGCCAGCCGCAGCATGGTCCTGACGAAGTTGTTCCCCTCCCCGTACAACCAGGCAGTACGGACAATATAGTGCCGGCCAAGGATTTGCCGTACGATTTCTTCCCCCTGCCATTTGGTCCGGCCATATACGGTCTGCGGATGGACCGGATCAAACTCTCGATACAGATCAGTGCCGGCACCATCAAACACATAATCGGTACTGATATAGGCCATACGCGCCCCGGTCTCCAGACAACCGGCCGCTATATTCCGGGCACCAATGACATTAACACGGAACGCAGTATCACTGTCTGTTTCCGCCCCATCCACGTTCATATAGGCGGCACAATGGATCACTGCCTGAGGGTGCACCGCCTGGAAAAGGGAGCGAACCTGCTCCCCGTTAGTTATATCTAGAGTATCAACATCAGTCAGGATCAACTCATAGTTTTTCCCTTGCCTGGCAATCTCCCGGCCCAGCTGACCGTAAGCACCTGTTACTAAAATCCTCATAAGACCGCCTCCTGTTTTACTATCCACCGAATTGCGGCAGACGCTCCGCATTAATATCGCGCAAGCGCGGGTAGTCCTGATCTTTACCCGAAAGTTTGACCTCGGCCAGCGGCCATTCGATCCCGATATCCGGATCATTCCAGGTGATGCCACCCTCGGCGACCGGTGTGTACACAACGCTGCATTTATACGCGAAATAGACAGTATCACTGACTACACAGAAGCCATGGGCAAACCCCGGCGGAATCCACAGTTGATGATGGTTTTCGCCGGAAAGAAATGCACCTGCCCACTGACCAAAAGTAGGCGAACCCACCCGAATATCTACAGCGACATCAAATACCTCACCCTGAATAACCGATACCAGTTTCCCCTGGGCATGAGGCTGCTGATAGTGTAACCCCCGCAATACGCCCCGGGTAGAAAAAGAGATATTATCCTGCACAAACTCTTCGGTAATCCCAATCGCTTCATACCGCGATTTCTGCCACGTTTCCTGAAAAAATCCTCGGGCATCCCCAAATATTCTAGGCTCCAGGATTAGTACCCCTGGTAAATTTGTTTCGTTAACCTTCACAATCTCAACTCCACGCACTTGATGATTTAGCCAAAAAGCCTGCCGGTACTGGCAGGTTCCTTCATTCACATTCACTCTCCGGCAATTTTCAGGAGATATTGACCGTACCCGTTTTTCTTCATACTACTGCCTAATGTGATCAATTCGTCGCGCAATATATACCCCATGCGATAAGCGATCTCTTCCGGGCAGGCTACCATCAGCCCCTGCCGCTCCTGAATCGTAGCAATATAGTTTGAGGCCTGCAGCAGTGACTCATGTGTCCCGGTATCCAGCCAGGCATAGCCGCGGCCTAATGTTTCCACCCGTAATGCGCTCTGCTCCAAATATAGGCGGTTTAGGTCGGTAATTTCCAATTCCCCCCGCGCCGACGGTTTAACCGACTTAGCCAGCTCAACCACATTGTGGTCATAGAAGTACAGTCCGGTAACCGCGTAATTGGATTTAGGATGAAGCGGCTTTTCGGCTAAGCTGACAGCCTGTCCATTACAATCAAATTCAACTACGCCGTACCGCTCCGGATCACTAACCCAATAGGCAAAAACGGTTGCTCCCGCAGCTTGCCGGGCGGCCGCCTGTAGTTTTTGGCTGAAACCATACCCGTAAAAAATATTATCCCCTAGGATCAGAGCGCAGCTGTCATGGCCAATAAATGCTTCACCAATAATAAAAGCCTGAGCCAAGCCGTCAGGACTCGGCTGCACGGCATAGGACAACCGAATGCCCCACTGCGCGCCTGTGCCAAGCAGGTTCATAAAACAATCCCGGTCCTGCGGGGTCGTAATGATTAAGATATCCCGAATACCAGCCAAGAGTAAGGTAGATAACGGATAGTAGATCATGGGCTTATCATAGACCGGCATCAGCTGTTTACTCACCGATTTTGTTGCCGGATACAGACGAGTGCCGGAGCCACCGGCCAATATAATCCCTTTTGTTACGGCCATGTTACTATTCTCCCATTCCCAGTCGTTCACGGCGGTAGCTGCCATCGGTCACCCGCTGACACCACACGTTGTTGTTGAGATACCAATTAACGGTCTTGATGATGCCTGTTGCAAAGGTTTCCGCCGGTACCCAGCCTAACTGCCGCTGGATTTTCGAGGCGTCAATGGCGTAGCGTAAGTCATGGCCGGGACGGTCTTTAACAAATGTAATTTGCTCGCGGTAGGACTTGCCATCACTGCGTGGACGGCTCGTATCAAGAATATCGCACAAGGTATGAACAATACACATATTAGTCATTTCATTATGCCCGCCAATATTGTATTTCTCACCGACGGAGCCCTTTTCCAATACAGTTAAGATAGCCTGACAATGATCTTCTACATACAGCCAGTCACGTATATTCCGGCCTGTCCCATAGACAGGCAGCGGTTTGCCCTCCAAAGCATTGATAATCATGAGCGGGATGAGTTTTTCGGGGAACTGGAATGGCCCGTAGTTATTAGAGCAATTAGTCATCAATACCGGCAAGCCATAAGTATGGTAATAGGCACGCACTAAGTGATCAGAGGCAGCTTTTGATGCTGAGTATGGTGAATTCGGGGCATAAGGCGTTTCTTCGGTAAAATAGCCAGTTTCCCCTAAACTTCCGTATACTTCATCTGTAGAAATATGCAAGAACCTGAATTTATTTCTCCCTTCAGCGCTTAACTCACGCCAATATTTTCTTGCGGCCTCCAGCAGCGTAAATGTACCATTAATATTCGTTTTGATAAATTCATCCGGTCCATCAATGGAACGGTCCACATGTGATTCAGCGGCAAAATGGACAATCGCCATTGGTTGGTATTTAGTTAGTAGTTCAGCTACTACCGCCTGATCACAAATATCCCCCTGCACAAAAGTATATCTTGCCTTATTTTCGATATCAGCTAAAGAATCCAGGTTC contains:
- the rfbB gene encoding dTDP-glucose 4,6-dehydratase, encoding MGTIFVTGGAGFIGSNFIHIALKQQEVRIVNLDKLTYAGNLDSLADIENKARYTFVQGDICDQAVVAELLTKYQPMAIVHFAAESHVDRSIDGPDEFIKTNINGTFTLLEAARKYWRELSAEGRNKFRFLHISTDEVYGSLGETGYFTEETPYAPNSPYSASKAASDHLVRAYYHTYGLPVLMTNCSNNYGPFQFPEKLIPLMIINALEGKPLPVYGTGRNIRDWLYVEDHCQAILTVLEKGSVGEKYNIGGHNEMTNMCIVHTLCDILDTSRPRSDGKSYREQITFVKDRPGHDLRYAIDASKIQRQLGWVPAETFATGIIKTVNWYLNNNVWCQRVTDGSYRRERLGMGE
- the rfbA gene encoding glucose-1-phosphate thymidylyltransferase RfbA, whose protein sequence is MAVTKGIILAGGSGTRLYPATKSVSKQLMPVYDKPMIYYPLSTLLLAGIRDILIITTPQDRDCFMNLLGTGAQWGIRLSYAVQPSPDGLAQAFIIGEAFIGHDSCALILGDNIFYGYGFSQKLQAAARQAAGATVFAYWVSDPERYGVVEFDCNGQAVSLAEKPLHPKSNYAVTGLYFYDHNVVELAKSVKPSARGELEITDLNRLYLEQSALRVETLGRGYAWLDTGTHESLLQASNYIATIQERQGLMVACPEEIAYRMGYILRDELITLGSSMKKNGYGQYLLKIAGE
- a CDS encoding ATP-binding protein; translated protein: MQTPCLDLLEITEARYKKTSTIFCSQFDVGGWHQKIGEATLADAICDRIVHDSYRLVIGGEDSMRKRKGISEGA
- the rfbD gene encoding dTDP-4-dehydrorhamnose reductase, whose translation is MRILVTGAYGQLGREIARQGKNYELILTDVDTLDITNGEQVRSLFQAVHPQAVIHCAAYMNVDGAETDSDTAFRVNVIGARNIAAGCLETGARMAYISTDYVFDGAGTDLYREFDPVHPQTVYGRTKWQGEEIVRQILGRHYIVRTAWLYGEGNNFVRTMLRLAETQKSLRVVQDQIGTPTSTVDLAWTIFRLLASDAYGTYHASCQGQCSWYEFACEIFRQAGKEIEVIPVTTAEFVRPAKRPAYSVLDNYMLRMSVGDPMRQWQQALRDYLECD
- the rfbC gene encoding dTDP-4-dehydrorhamnose 3,5-epimerase, whose product is MKVNETNLPGVLILEPRIFGDARGFFQETWQKSRYEAIGITEEFVQDNISFSTRGVLRGLHYQQPHAQGKLVSVIQGEVFDVAVDIRVGSPTFGQWAGAFLSGENHHQLWIPPGFAHGFCVVSDTVYFAYKCSVVYTPVAEGGITWNDPDIGIEWPLAEVKLSGKDQDYPRLRDINAERLPQFGG